The genomic segment ACCATCGTGGTTAAGAAAAAGCTTGTGAATATTGTTATCTAAAAAATAATGCATACCTTACTGTTCTCCTCGGGGAACAGTAGGGCAGGAGAAAACAATTGAAAAAAATAGCCCCCTTTCTGATTCTCTCTATCCTTCTTGTCATCGGCGGTTGTGGCTATCATAATGCCAATGTTTACTCTGGCCCTGAAAAGGCTATTTTTCTTACAGAGTGGCAAAACAAGACGAGTAACCTCTCTCTTAATTCAGATATATACCGCTCTCTCTTACAGTGGTTTCAAAAATCTGATAAAATCAAGGTTGTTCGGACAGGAGCCGAGGCTGATCTCATTTTAGCCGGTGAAATTATTTCTATTTCTCTGCCAAGCATGTCCTATACCGATCGAACTGCCTCGGAAGTACAGGTGGTGCTCCAGGTACGCTATGTGATAAAGGATCTGGCAACAGGGAAAATCCTCATTGAAGTGCCAAGAGAGAGCTGGACGGAAGAGTACTATCCCTATGCGGGAAACTCTTCAGCGCCCGACAAGGAGAGTCAAGCAATCAAACAAATTGTCGACGATCTCTCCAAAAAGATCTACCAGCAGACCCTGCGTAAACTCAATAGCATGTAAATCACCTTTTTATTGCATTCCATAGGTCATACCCATAAACGGGTATGACCTCTTTTTCTACCGCCCATAACACCTATGTTTACCATTGGCCCCAATCAGTTTTCTTCACCCTTTGTCCTGGCCCCACTTGCAGGTTACACAGATCTCTCCTTCCGACTTCTCTGCCATCAATTTGGGGCAGACTATACCGTCTCTGAAATGATTAGCTGTCATGGACTTTTTTATAACCAACAGAGAACCCTGGAAATGCTTGCCTCACTACCGGAAGAACGTCCTGTCTCCTTCCAACTCTTTGGGGCGGAGCCAGATATCATGGCCAAGGCAACTCTGATACTCAATGATTTTCAGCCTGATATGATTGACATAAATATGGGCTGTCCGGTTCGTAAGGTCACCAAAAAAGGTGCAGGCGCGGCCCTTATGTCCACCCCGGAACTTGCCTACGATGTCATCCGCTCGGTGGTTGACAATACCGACATCCCTGTAACCGTAAAATTTCGGGCAGGGGTGAGCAGCACAGAACTGAACGGTGTAGAGTTTGGCCTTATGACAGAGAGGGCAGGAGCCGCCGCCGTAGCCGTTCACGGCCGAACACGGGCTCAGGCATTTAGCGGAGTGGCCGATCGAGGTATCATCAAAGAGGTCAAAGAGGCCCTCTCCATTCCCGTCATAGGAAATGGAGATATCTTATCCTACCAGGATGGTTTGGATATGATGGCTGAAACAGGTTGTGATGGGGTCATGGTCGGGCGAGGTGCGCTCGGCAATCCATGGGTCTTCCAGGCTAGTGGCAAGCCGGCAAACATCCATGGCCTTGCTGCAGGCGCCCTGCAGCACCTGCTCCTCATGGAAAGATTCAACCCCGTAGAGCGCGTCCTTGGCCTTATCAAGAACCATATGAGCAAATACTTCAAGGATATGCCGGGAAGCTCAAGGCTCCGCACAGCTATCTTTACCGCATCATCCTTTTTAGAACTGAAGGGAATGATCACCGAACTGAGCAATCCCGAAAGAGCTCACTCCCTTATAACTGACATTGAGCAAAAATATGAAATTTCGTAAACCAGAAGACGCAGAGCTACAAAAAAAAGCCGCCGCCCTCCTCCACCGGGCATTTCCCAAGAGCAAACGCGAAGAGGATTTGGCAGAAGATCTTCGTGATAATGAGCAAGAGTTTCACGAGTGGGTGGCTATTCACCGCAATAGCGTCATTGCCTATATTGGTTTCAGCAATGCCTACAGGGATGGAGAAAAATGCGGCCTCCACCTTGCCCCCATGGCAGTTCACCCCGATTTTCAGGGTCAGGGAGTGGGAACAGACCTTCTCCATTTTGCCCTACGGCAAAAAGAGATTAAAGACCAGACAATATTTGTCCTCGGCAAGCCGGGATTTTTTCAACGATTTGGTTTTCAGTGGGCCGAGCTCCCCATCTGCCCATTTGCCCAGGGCAACAAACACTTCTCGATCAAAAACAGTACGGGAGGAGACTATACCGTCGACTACGAACCTGAATTTTATTAATATTTTGTCAGGTCCCTGATAGCAAACAGGCCCCTATGTTCAGCTGAACATAGGGGCCTTCTCTTTAGCCCAGAGAGCGAATAAATTCAATCAGGGTTCTGGTTCCTGTACCGGAAGGCCCTTTGGGAATATATTTTTTCTCGGTGAAGTTCCAGGCAGTTCCTGCAATATCAAAATGGAGCCAAGGAGTATCACCTATGAATTTTTCCAAATAGGCAGCGGCGGTAATGGTGCCAGCAGGACGGCCACCCACATTTTTAATATCTGCCACCTCGGACTTGATCTGCTTACGGTATTCCTCGGTCAGAGGCAGGCGCCAAACAGGTTCACCGGCCTTGGCCCCCGCTCTGGTGGCAAGTTCTACCAGATGATCACTATTAGAGACAAGGGCCGTATGATGATGGCCAAGAGCAATAATAGCAGCACCCGTCAAGGTTGCCAGATCGAGGACATAATCGGGGCAATATTTTTCTACCCCATAGGCCAGGGCATCGGCCAAAATCAATCTCCCCTCGGCATCTGTATTCACCACCTCCGAGCTTATTCCACCATAATGACTAATTATATCACCTGGTTTTAAAGCACCTCCACCTGCCATATTATCCGTTGCAGGAACGATAGCTATGACCCGAACATCAGGTTTTTCTTCTGCCACAGCCTTCATGGCACAGATAACAGCCGCACCACCACACATATCATACTTCATCTCCTCCATGCCCGCGCCTGGTTTCAAACTCACTCCACCAGAATCAAAGGTAAGGCCCTTACCCACCATCAGCACAGTTTTACGTGGGTTTTCCGGGCTATACTCCAGAACAACAAGCTGAGGCGACTCCTTACTGCCCTGACTCACCCCCAAGAGACCACCCATCCCCATTTTCTTCATCTTCTTCTTACCGAGAACGGTACAGACGAGGGAATGAGATTTGGCAAGTTTTTTAGCATAACGAGAAAAATGCTTTGGTGTCCAGCCATTACCCGGCTCATGAGCCATATCACGGGCAGCACAACCACAGTCAGCTGCCAATTGGGCTCGTTCAGATATCCTTTCTAAAGCCTTATCAAAGGCACCGGCAAAAGAGAGAGCAAGTACCTTCAATCCTCTGTATGGGGCAGGGGCATCTTTTTTACTCATATACTTAAGGAAACGATAATCGCCCAGGAGTACTCCTTCAACCAAGGGTTCAAGGGTATCGGCACTCTTTCTCCCTGCAAGGGTGGGAATTACCACCAGCACCTCAGTAGCCTTTATCTCAGCGGCCTTCTGGGCAACAAGGCCACCTGTTTGCCGAAGCAGATCTCTCTGTAAATCAGAGTCCTTATCCCCCTTACCAAGACCAAGCAAGAGAATACGCTCTGCCCCACAGATGCTTTTCTTCAACTGTGATGAGTAGAGAAGGACGGCCTCTCCATCTTTGCCCGAAAAATCTCCGGTTGCCTCTAATTTATTATAAATATTAGCAATTTCCTTCATATCACCGCTAAATTCAGGCTTCTCCCCCAGAGGGAAAACCAACAAATCTCCGGCAAAACTCTGCCATTTTTCATAATGTACTACCTGGGTTTTACTCATGATGACTCCATAATAGAGTTGATTAGATCAATTAGCTATGCCGACTAAGCTTACATAACTAAGAAACAGTGTCTATTCTCTTTAAAGCATGACTCAAATAAAATATGTAGTAGATAGACACGGATAATAGATAATATATAGAGTACATTAAAAATGTACTGCTCTCTTTTTTAGCCCTTATTTTATAACAGGTAGGAGATGATATTGAAAAATCATTCTGCCATAGCGGAGAATTCTTGTGCATCAAACCCTTATTGTCGCAGTAAGCCTTGCCATTTTCATATCTGCAATCTGCTCTCTCTGCGAAGCAGTGCTCTACACCCTCACCGCCAGCCAGGTTGAAATGCTGAAGAAAAGCGGCTCACCGGCCGGAGAGCAGCTGCAACAGATGCGGGCAGATATTGATGAACCCATCACAGCAATACTCACCCTCAATACAATTGCCCATACTATTGGCGCAGCCATTGCCGGGGCTGCTGCCGCAAAAATTTGGGGCGATGAAAATGTTATCTGGTTCTCAGCAATTTTTACTCTGGCTATTCTTATCTTCACCGAGATACTGCCAAAAACCATGGGGGTAAATTTTGCCTACAAACTGGCCCCAGTCATTACCTATCCCCTACAGATAATGATATTTATATTAAAACCAATTGTTTGGCTATGTCGATGGGTTACCCGTCTTCTGCCAAATCGTGAAGACGACACCATCAGCGGTGAAGAAATTCAAACCATAGCCACTCTTTCCCAAAAATCCGGCGATATAGAGGAGAATGAGGCAAAGGTCATCAATAATATCATTGAGCTCAAACACAAAATTGTTCGTAATATCATGACCCCCCGGACAGTCACCTTTTCCCTCAACGAAACGCTGACCATAAGTGAAGCCATGACCATGATAAAACGACTGAGTAGCCATAGCAGGATACCTGTTTATAACGTTAATATTAACAACATAACAGGAATCATCATGCGAAAGGACATTCTTCAGGCGGCAGCTGACGACAGGGACGAACTGCCACTCTCGCAGCTGGCAAAACCCGCCCATTTTGTCCCGGAGACAGCGCCTCTTAACCGTATTCTCATTGATTTTTTTGATCGCCACCAACACCTCTTCGTCGTCGTCGATGAGTATGGCAGCATGACAGGGGTGATCTCCATGGAGGATGTTATTGAGGAAATTGTCGGTCAGGAGATCGTTGATGAATCCGATAAGGCAAATGATATGCGGGAGCTGGCCAGAAAACGAAACCTGGCCAGAAAAGAGGAGAGAAAAAAATAGGCCTCAACCCCTTTTTATCGAGATGGGAGTGACAGCGATATTATCAGCCCAGATCAATCATGGGCAGAGGTTGGTGCTGATCGGCCACATGCAGCTTCATCTGCGGCCAGGCCTTTGCCACCGGAGCGACTGCTCGCAGGGCATGCTGAGGGGTGTTATTGGTTTCACTCAGGTGAGCAAGCACCGTACACTGAAGCTTTTCATGACAGAGATCCTGAAGAAACTGAGCACTCTCCTCATTTGCCAGATGACCCTGGCGAGATCGCACCCGCTGCTGGAGCTGCAGGGGGTATGGGCCCATACGCAAGAGATCCGGATCATGATTTGCCTCAAGTATCAGTCCATCACAGGCGGAGAGGCGCTTAGCCATGAGATGGGTAGCATAACCGGTATCCGTACAGTAGCCAAGGGTCTTCTCACCATTGCTTATGATATAGCCCACAGGATCAGCACTATCGTGCATCACCGAAAAAGAGCGCAGTTCTAAATCACCGATCTGGAGGATATCTCCTGTCTCAAACTCTCTGATATTATCTATTTTTTTAATTATCCCTTCACTGCCAAGCAGGGTCCCCTCATTTGCCCAGACACTCATCTTACATCTTCTGGCAAGCACCCCGACCCCGCCAACATGGTCACGGTGTTCATGGGTTACGCAGATGGCCCGTAAACAGTCGGTGCTCCTGCCAATTACCGCTAAACGCCTCTCTATTTCCTTCCCGGAAAAACCCGCGTCAATGAGAATAGCTGTTTTACCAGATTCGATATATACAGAGTTACCCCGACTACCACTGCCAAGTACAGAAAAACGCATATTTTTTACCCTTAGGTCCTGTCAGAAAATTATATGAACATCTTGCATCTCAGCTTCGGGCCATCTTCGACCGCTTCTCAATCGCAAAATCCTCGATGTAGCCCTGCTACATCTGCGGTTTTGCTCAATCGGCGCAACCAAATCTGACCCAATCCTGAGCGAAATTTTGGCCATCTTATTTTGTAACAAAACCTTAGTTTTAAGAGATCATGAAGAAATCGCCTCATACTCCCGTATGGCCAAAGCCACCGGCACCACGCTCCGTTGCCTCAAGCTCCGTGACAACAGTCCATCTTGCCTGGAGAACAGGGGCAAGGACAAGCTGAGCAATACGATCACCATGATGAATGGTTACAGCTTGCCGACCAAGGTTAATCAGCCCCACCCCGACCTCACCACGATAGTCTGCATCTATGGTACCAGGTGCATTAACCACTGTCAGCCCATGCTTTATGGCAAGACCACTCCTTGGTCGCACCTGAATTTCATAGCCAGTGGGAATGGCAAGGGCAAAACCCGTCGGAATAAGGACAATATCACCCGGCTCAATGGTACAATCAGCATCCAAACAGGCCGCCACATCCATACCGGCAGCCCCCTCTGTTTCATATGCGGGTAGAGAAAGCGTCTCTGTCTCCCGACCTTCCAGCCAAAGGAATTCCACTTTTTTTTCCATCACAGTCCCCTACAAAAAAGGGCCGATCCTCAAAAGAAGATCGGCCCAAAAACTATCTCAGAACAGCAGGCTACAATTAACCGAGCAATGCCTTACGACTAAGACGGATACGGCCGCGATTATCAACATCAAGAACCTTCACCTCTATGGTGTCGCCCTCGTTGACAACATCGGTCACATCCTTAACTCGCTCAAGGGCAAGCTCAGAGATATGAACCAATCCATCGGTACCAGGAAGAATCTCTACAAAGGCACCAAAGTCTTTGATGGTCTTAACCTTTCCGGTATATACCGCTCCAACCTCTACCTCTGCAGTGATAGATTTTACTCTCTCCACAAGGGCCTCGGCAAGTGCACCGTTAGCAACAAACATTTTTACCAAACCGCTGTCATCAACTTCGATTTTTGCATCGTACTGTGCAGAAAGCTCTTTGATGATCTTACCGCCGGGTCCAATAATGTCACGAATCTTGTCTTGGCTGATCTTATGAATGAAATACTTAGGCGCATGCTCAACCACCTCGGCACGAGCCTCGGCAATACCCTTGCTCATCTCTTCCAAGATGTGCATACGACCACGTTTTGCCTGATCAAGAGCATTGGACATAATATCACGGCTAACACCGTCAATCTTGATATCCATCTGCAGAGCGGTAATACCATCACAGGTACCAACCACTTTGAAATCCATATCGCCCAAGTGATCCTCATCACCAAGGATATCAGAGAGAATAGCAACACCCTCGCCTTCCTTGATAAGCCCCATGGCAATACCGGAAACAGGACGCTTAAGGGGTACACCCGCATCCATCATGGCCATACTACCACCACAAACTGAAGCCATAGACGATGATCCGTTAGATTCAAGAATCTCGGAAACCACACGAATTGCATATGGGAAATCTTCTTCACTTGGAAGAACAGCCTCTAAGCCACGGGTTGCAAGAGTTCCATGACCAATATCACGTCGGGAAGGACCACGAAGGAAACGAGCCTCGCCAACACAGTATGGAGGGAAGTTATAGTGAAGCATAAAACGACGAGAAGTCTCGCCGTTAAGGGTCTCAACACGTTGCTTATCGCGCTCACTACCAAGGGTTGCAGTAACAAGTGCCTGAGTCTCACCACGGGTAAAAAGAGCAGATCCATGGGTCTTTGGCAAATATTCTGTTTCACTGGAGATATCACGAATCTCATCCCAGGCACGACCACCAATACGCACGCCTGTGTTTACAGTCTTTTCACGCAGATAAGTCTTCTTGAAATCAGAGAGAAGGCTGCTGATCTCAGAGGCACGCAGACCCTCTTCAGTGTCAAGCTGAGCCACAACTTCTTTCTTCAGATCATCATAAACCTTACCACGCTCCAACTTGTCTACGGTGGTATAAACTTTTTGCATACCGGCCGCAGCAATCTCAACAACCTTTGCCTTAAGTTCTGCATCAATCACAGGGGACTCAACAACGATTTTTTCTAAACCATTAGCTCGTTGGAGTTCATCCTGAAGATTGATAAGGGGCTGAAGGTTTTCAAAGGCAAAGAAAATAGCGCCAAGAATTTCATCTTCACTGAGTTCGTCGGCCTTACCCTCAACCATAACAATAGCGTTACGGGTACAGGCAACCATCAGATCCATGGAAGAAGATTCAAGCTCTGCGAATGTTGGGTTAAGTACATATTTACCATCAATATAGGCAATACGACCACCAGCCACTGGACCTGCAAATGGAATATGAGAAATAGAAAGTGCCGCTGAAGCACCGGTCAAGGCAAGAACATCAGGTGAGTTCACCTGATCTGCCGAAAGTACGGTGGCAATAACTTGAGTCTCTGATCTATAACCTTCAGGGAAGAGCGGACGAAGGGGACGATCAATAATTCGACAGGTAAGCACCTCTTGGTCAGAAGGACGACCAATCTCACGACGAAAATAGTTACCGGGAACACGACCTACTGCAGAAAACTTTTCTTGATACTCAATGGTGAGTGGCAAAAAGTCAACATTGGGATTGCTGGTCTTGGCGCCAACCACGGTCACAAGTACCACGGTACCACCACAACTGATCACAATCGATCCAGATGCCTGCTTGGCTAATTTTCCAGTTTCAATGGAAATAAGCTTGCCATCAATATCAGCTTCAACTTTATTAAACATATTTTCTCCAACTGTTTATCAGCTTCGGGGAAAGGAAATAATGTTCCCCTTCATGACTGGATTATCCACCAGTCCCTATGCTCTTTTTTTTTCGACTTCCTTAAACTGCAATACCTCAGGAAATTTCTTTTGGAGAAATCACCTGAGGTATACACATACCCCAAAACAAAAACGTTGCAGGTAAGGTGAAGGAATTACTTACGAATTCCAAGCGCCTTGATCAATTCACGATATGTAGTAACATTTTTTTTCTTCAAATAATCAAGAAGGCTTCTGCGTTGGCCAACAAGCTTAAGCAGACCTTGTCTTGAGTGATGATCTTTCTTGTGAGTCTTGAAGTGATCGGTCAGGTACTGAATACGATCGGTCAAGAGAGCGATCTGTACTTCAGATGATCCGGTATCGCCTTCGTGGGTCTTGAACTTCTCAATAATCTCGTTTTTTACAACTGCTGATTGTGCCACGACAATCCTCCTGAAACTGTATTATAAGAATATAATATTCTCAATAAATTCGAATATTTTCTGTCATAATTTATCCGCTGAAAAAAAAGCGGGCGGGCGAGCCAATGCGGATCAGAAAATGCAAAGTTAGGTGGCGTCCCTTCCAAGTATTAAGATACGCATGGTACTCTCGAAGCAAGAATAGCTAAAACGCAAAATTATTGCAACAATTTACCTACACTTTCTACGGATAAAACTTTTTTCATGAATCTTTCATGAGCATCTTCAGCTAACATGTCGACATCGGTGAGGGCATCTTCAACATTGAAAAAACCACTTTTGGTGCGACGAAGGTCAGTTAAATGGGCACCACAGCCCAGAACCTTTCCGATATCCGAGCCAAGGGTCCTGATATAACTCCCCTTGCTGCAGCGTACCCGAATTACCAGGCTAGGATGGTCTCCTTCAAGATCTCCTTCGCCCAGCCTCTCAATTTCATGAACGGTTATCTCCCGTGCATCTTTTTTTACTTCAATACCCTTACGGGCATAATAGTAGAGAGGTTTTCCCTGATGCTTTAAAGCTGAATAGGCAGGTGGCACCTGCATCTGAGTGCCCTTAAAACCGGCAAGACAGGTCTCTATGGTCTCTGCATGCAAAAAACCCACCTGCTTTCTGGCAATTTCTGCCCCTTCCGGATCCTGGGTTTCAGTTTCAACCCCAAGACAGAGGGTGGCAATATATTCCTTCTCCCCATCCATAAAGGAAGAGATCATCTTGGTCGCAGGACGTCCCGCGCATACCACTAACAAACCAGTGGCAAAGGGATCAAGGGTTCCAGCATGGCCAACCTTTTTCATCCCCAAGATACGACGTACCCGGCTTACTACACCAAAAGAAGTAATCCCCACTGGTTTATCAATGAGGAAAATTCCTGCTGTAAAATCTTGTTCTTCCAATATTAGTCTCTTTTAAAGCTGAGGTACATTAAGAAAGAGCGGCCCTAAGGGCCGTCACAACTCTGGATCGTGCCTGCAATAGGTTTATCTCTTTTAAGCGAAATCCTGCAGCGTTATAATGCCCACCTCCACCAAACTGCTCGGCGACAAGAGAAACATCACAACCGCCCTTGGCCCGAAGACTGACAGAAACACTTCCGTCCTCGCTACCCTTTAAAAAGATGGCAACCTTAACGGAGGCAATAGATCTCGGATAGTCAACAAAACCACCTGTATCTTCCTTGCTAGCACCTGTTTGCGCAAACATTTCATCCGTCACATAGACAGAGGCAACTTGCCCTTCACAGTTCATCTCCAAAGTACCCAGCACCATCTGCATCAACTGCAAGCGGGAAAGGGTCCAATTATCGTAAAGATGACTGCCAACCTGATCCGGAAGGACACCGAGCGCCAGAAGTTCTCCGGCAATGACATGGGTTCTAGCCGAAGTACTGCTGTAACGAAAGCCACCCGTATCACTTACGATGGCAACATAGAGACAGAGGGCAGCTTCATAGCTTAACGGCATATCAAGCTTAGCTGCAAGCTCAAAAACCATCTCGCCCGTCGAAGAAAGAGCTGCCTCAACCCAACTGATATCACCAAAGGGTAAATGACTCTTGTGATGATCCATAACAAGAGAGTATTGGCATTTTGCAAAGATATCCTGAAAGATACCAAGGCGATAAACATCACCGCAATCAAGGGCGATGGCAAGGCAATCCGTTCCCTCCCGCACGAGGAGGGCCTCGGCCGCAGCAGATCCAATAATCAAATTATCGGCAGCTGGCAAAAAGGCATAGGTCAGCGGAAGCTCTGCCTCCACAAAACACCACACCTTCTTCCCCTGGGCCTGCAAAATATCTGCAAGCCCAAAGAGAGAACCAAGCGCATCACCGTCGGGGCGACTATGAGCAAAAAGAAAAAACTTATCATTTTGCTCAATTGCCTCAACTAAATTACTAGGAATTTTCACCATTATCCTGGCGCTCCTTAGCGATTTCTTGGAATATATTTTCTATCTCTGCAACCTTTTCTGCAGTCTTGTCATAACAGAACTGAAGATTAGGTGTATATCGCATATTCAAGGTCCGAGCAAGGTGACTCCTGATAAAACCAGTTGCCGCCAAAAAGGCCTTATCAACTGCCTTTACATGTTTATGAGGACCATAGATTGTGTAATAAATTTTAACAATCGTAAGATCATCCGTCGCTGTCACTCGGGAAATACCCACATCTTGCAGCTTCGGGTCACGAATCTTTTCAAGCAACAACACGGCCAGCTCTTTGCGAATTGCATCCGCTACCCGTGTTGAACGCTTAACTTCGGTTCGTTTTCCGAGACCAATGGAATCAAGTATTTCTTTAGGATCCCATACACTCATAAATTCACCTACTCACCCAGGGTTGCTGCGACTTCATTCATAATGAAAGCCTCAAGCACATCACCTATTTTAATATTATTAAAATTCTCTA from the Desulfotalea psychrophila LSv54 genome contains:
- a CDS encoding GNAT family N-acetyltransferase; the encoded protein is MKFRKPEDAELQKKAAALLHRAFPKSKREEDLAEDLRDNEQEFHEWVAIHRNSVIAYIGFSNAYRDGEKCGLHLAPMAVHPDFQGQGVGTDLLHFALRQKEIKDQTIFVLGKPGFFQRFGFQWAELPICPFAQGNKHFSIKNSTGGDYTVDYEPEFY
- a CDS encoding LPS-assembly lipoprotein LptE, encoding MKKIAPFLILSILLVIGGCGYHNANVYSGPEKAIFLTEWQNKTSNLSLNSDIYRSLLQWFQKSDKIKVVRTGAEADLILAGEIISISLPSMSYTDRTASEVQVVLQVRYVIKDLATGKILIEVPRESWTEEYYPYAGNSSAPDKESQAIKQIVDDLSKKIYQQTLRKLNSM
- the dusB gene encoding tRNA dihydrouridine synthase DusB, translated to MFTIGPNQFSSPFVLAPLAGYTDLSFRLLCHQFGADYTVSEMISCHGLFYNQQRTLEMLASLPEERPVSFQLFGAEPDIMAKATLILNDFQPDMIDINMGCPVRKVTKKGAGAALMSTPELAYDVIRSVVDNTDIPVTVKFRAGVSSTELNGVEFGLMTERAGAAAVAVHGRTRAQAFSGVADRGIIKEVKEALSIPVIGNGDILSYQDGLDMMAETGCDGVMVGRGALGNPWVFQASGKPANIHGLAAGALQHLLLMERFNPVERVLGLIKNHMSKYFKDMPGSSRLRTAIFTASSFLELKGMITELSNPERAHSLITDIEQKYEIS
- a CDS encoding leucyl aminopeptidase → MSKTQVVHYEKWQSFAGDLLVFPLGEKPEFSGDMKEIANIYNKLEATGDFSGKDGEAVLLYSSQLKKSICGAERILLLGLGKGDKDSDLQRDLLRQTGGLVAQKAAEIKATEVLVVIPTLAGRKSADTLEPLVEGVLLGDYRFLKYMSKKDAPAPYRGLKVLALSFAGAFDKALERISERAQLAADCGCAARDMAHEPGNGWTPKHFSRYAKKLAKSHSLVCTVLGKKKMKKMGMGGLLGVSQGSKESPQLVVLEYSPENPRKTVLMVGKGLTFDSGGVSLKPGAGMEEMKYDMCGGAAVICAMKAVAEEKPDVRVIAIVPATDNMAGGGALKPGDIISHYGGISSEVVNTDAEGRLILADALAYGVEKYCPDYVLDLATLTGAAIIALGHHHTALVSNSDHLVELATRAGAKAGEPVWRLPLTEEYRKQIKSEVADIKNVGGRPAGTITAAAYLEKFIGDTPWLHFDIAGTAWNFTEKKYIPKGPSGTGTRTLIEFIRSLG
- the dut gene encoding dUTP diphosphatase; the protein is MEKKVEFLWLEGRETETLSLPAYETEGAAGMDVAACLDADCTIEPGDIVLIPTGFALAIPTGYEIQVRPRSGLAIKHGLTVVNAPGTIDADYRGEVGVGLINLGRQAVTIHHGDRIAQLVLAPVLQARWTVVTELEATERGAGGFGHTGV
- a CDS encoding hemolysin family protein, producing MHQTLIVAVSLAIFISAICSLCEAVLYTLTASQVEMLKKSGSPAGEQLQQMRADIDEPITAILTLNTIAHTIGAAIAGAAAAKIWGDENVIWFSAIFTLAILIFTEILPKTMGVNFAYKLAPVITYPLQIMIFILKPIVWLCRWVTRLLPNREDDTISGEEIQTIATLSQKSGDIEENEAKVINNIIELKHKIVRNIMTPRTVTFSLNETLTISEAMTMIKRLSSHSRIPVYNVNINNITGIIMRKDILQAAADDRDELPLSQLAKPAHFVPETAPLNRILIDFFDRHQHLFVVVDEYGSMTGVISMEDVIEEIVGQEIVDESDKANDMRELARKRNLARKEERKK
- the pnp gene encoding polyribonucleotide nucleotidyltransferase — encoded protein: MFNKVEADIDGKLISIETGKLAKQASGSIVISCGGTVVLVTVVGAKTSNPNVDFLPLTIEYQEKFSAVGRVPGNYFRREIGRPSDQEVLTCRIIDRPLRPLFPEGYRSETQVIATVLSADQVNSPDVLALTGASAALSISHIPFAGPVAGGRIAYIDGKYVLNPTFAELESSSMDLMVACTRNAIVMVEGKADELSEDEILGAIFFAFENLQPLINLQDELQRANGLEKIVVESPVIDAELKAKVVEIAAAGMQKVYTTVDKLERGKVYDDLKKEVVAQLDTEEGLRASEISSLLSDFKKTYLREKTVNTGVRIGGRAWDEIRDISSETEYLPKTHGSALFTRGETQALVTATLGSERDKQRVETLNGETSRRFMLHYNFPPYCVGEARFLRGPSRRDIGHGTLATRGLEAVLPSEEDFPYAIRVVSEILESNGSSSMASVCGGSMAMMDAGVPLKRPVSGIAMGLIKEGEGVAILSDILGDEDHLGDMDFKVVGTCDGITALQMDIKIDGVSRDIMSNALDQAKRGRMHILEEMSKGIAEARAEVVEHAPKYFIHKISQDKIRDIIGPGGKIIKELSAQYDAKIEVDDSGLVKMFVANGALAEALVERVKSITAEVEVGAVYTGKVKTIKDFGAFVEILPGTDGLVHISELALERVKDVTDVVNEGDTIEVKVLDVDNRGRIRLSRKALLG
- a CDS encoding MBL fold metallo-hydrolase, which encodes MRFSVLGSGSRGNSVYIESGKTAILIDAGFSGKEIERRLAVIGRSTDCLRAICVTHEHRDHVGGVGVLARRCKMSVWANEGTLLGSEGIIKKIDNIREFETGDILQIGDLELRSFSVMHDSADPVGYIISNGEKTLGYCTDTGYATHLMAKRLSACDGLILEANHDPDLLRMGPYPLQLQQRVRSRQGHLANEESAQFLQDLCHEKLQCTVLAHLSETNNTPQHALRAVAPVAKAWPQMKLHVADQHQPLPMIDLG
- the rpsO gene encoding 30S ribosomal protein S15; its protein translation is MAQSAVVKNEIIEKFKTHEGDTGSSEVQIALLTDRIQYLTDHFKTHKKDHHSRQGLLKLVGQRRSLLDYLKKKNVTTYRELIKALGIRK
- the rbfA gene encoding 30S ribosome-binding factor RbfA gives rise to the protein MSVWDPKEILDSIGLGKRTEVKRSTRVADAIRKELAVLLLEKIRDPKLQDVGISRVTATDDLTIVKIYYTIYGPHKHVKAVDKAFLAATGFIRSHLARTLNMRYTPNLQFCYDKTAEKVAEIENIFQEIAKERQDNGENS
- the truB gene encoding tRNA pseudouridine(55) synthase TruB, giving the protein MEEQDFTAGIFLIDKPVGITSFGVVSRVRRILGMKKVGHAGTLDPFATGLLVVCAGRPATKMISSFMDGEKEYIATLCLGVETETQDPEGAEIARKQVGFLHAETIETCLAGFKGTQMQVPPAYSALKHQGKPLYYYARKGIEVKKDAREITVHEIERLGEGDLEGDHPSLVIRVRCSKGSYIRTLGSDIGKVLGCGAHLTDLRRTKSGFFNVEDALTDVDMLAEDAHERFMKKVLSVESVGKLLQ
- a CDS encoding DHH family phosphoesterase, which translates into the protein MVKIPSNLVEAIEQNDKFFLFAHSRPDGDALGSLFGLADILQAQGKKVWCFVEAELPLTYAFLPAADNLIIGSAAAEALLVREGTDCLAIALDCGDVYRLGIFQDIFAKCQYSLVMDHHKSHLPFGDISWVEAALSSTGEMVFELAAKLDMPLSYEAALCLYVAIVSDTGGFRYSSTSARTHVIAGELLALGVLPDQVGSHLYDNWTLSRLQLMQMVLGTLEMNCEGQVASVYVTDEMFAQTGASKEDTGGFVDYPRSIASVKVAIFLKGSEDGSVSVSLRAKGGCDVSLVAEQFGGGGHYNAAGFRLKEINLLQARSRVVTALRAALS